The following coding sequences are from one Nicotiana tabacum cultivar K326 chromosome 1, ASM71507v2, whole genome shotgun sequence window:
- the LOC107785705 gene encoding uncharacterized protein LOC107785705, translating to MRQKQSIAAAFEKHSDQTKSEYWVRLNASVNVIKPFVLKRAPKNNKMTSSDIQKEIVTACKIETIKAIIEDLNGDYFALLVDESLDVSRKEKMSIILRYIDKKGSVMERFIGIVHVRDTSALSLKKAIVDVLVHHSLSLSSIRGQCYDGASNMQGDIKGLKKLIKQESRSAHSIHCFAHQLQLTFVAISKKCVQVGELVLLVSNILNVLGASFKRVDEF from the exons ATGCGGCAAAAACAATCTATTGCTGCTGCATTTGAGAAACATTCTGATCAAACTAAGAGTGAGTATTGGGTTCGCTTAAATGCTTCAGTTAATGTG ATTAAACCCTTTGTGTTGAAACGTGCTCCAAAAAATAATAAGATGACTTCTTCAGATATTCAAAAAGAAATTGTGACCGCATGTAAGATAGAAACTATTAAGGCTATAATAGAGGATCTAAATGGTGACTACTTTGCTTTATTAGTTGATGAGTCTTTAGACGTGTCACGCAAAGAGAAAATGTCTATTATTTTACGGTATATCGATAAAAAAGGAAGTGTGATGGAGAGATTTATTGGCATTGTTCATGTTCGAGATACTAGTGCTTTATCTCTAAAGAAAGCAATTGTCGATGTACTTGTTCATCATTCTTTAAGTTTATCTTCTATACGTGGACAATGTTATGATGGGGCAAGCAATATGCAAGGTGATATTAAAGGTCTTAAAAAGTTGATTAAACAAGAAAGTAGATCGGCTCATTCTATTCATTGTTTTGCACACCAACTTCAATTGACTTTTGTTGCGATTTCTAAGAAGTGTGTTCAAGTAGGTGAACTTGTATTATTGGTTTCAAATATTTTGAATGTGTTGGGAGCATCTTTTAAACGTGTGGATGAATTTTGA
- the LOC107785792 gene encoding uncharacterized protein LOC107785792, giving the protein MGELKTGRGLNQKLGLVRAGDTRWGSHFKSFGNFIRMFGSIVDVLDTLVEDASMLDDRAKASGYLEACQTYKVAFLLHLMTDILGITNELNVSLQRKEQDIANAMVLVQVAKKRLQTLRRDDEWNLFVDKVSTFCIKHDILVPNFDDLYVNSGRSRRKHADHTVFHHYRVDVFCKVLDWQLQELNDRFDEATTDLLHGVARLNPIDSFSSFDIRKIMKMAELYPDDFDEFTMSTLENQLASYIIDVRDFDERFSDLNGLSKLSKKLVKTKKHLVYPLVFLLVKLALLLPVVTATVEKAFSAMKFIKNDLRNRMDDDFLGGCIVPYVEREVFSIVSNESIIKTFQEMKRRRVQL; this is encoded by the coding sequence ATGGGTGAACTAAAAACAGGTAGAGGCTTGAATCAAAAACTTGGTCTTGTTAGAGCCGGTGATACTCGTTGGGGATCCCACTTCAAGTCATTTGGAAACTTTATTCGTATGTTTGGCTCTATTGTTGATGTTCTTGATACTCTTGTTGAAGATGCAAGTATGTTAGATGATAGAGCTAAGGCATCAGGGTATCTCGAAGCTTGTCAAACATACAAGGTTGCTTTCTTGTTGCATTTAATGACAGATATTTTGGGAATCACAAATGAGTTGAATGTATCCTTACAAAGAAAAGAGCAAGATATTGCAAATGCCATGGTACTAGTTCAAGTAGCAAAGAAAAGATTGCAAACTTTAAGGAGGGATGATGAATGGAATTTATTTGTTGATAAAGTATCTACATTTTGTATCAAGCATGATATTTTGGTGCCTAATTTTGATGATCTATATGTTAACTCTGGAAGATCACGACGAAAACATGCTGATCATACTGTCTTTCATCATTATCGTGTTGATGTGTTTTGTAAAGTTCTTGATTGGCAACTTCAAGAACTTAATGATCGTTTTGATGAAGCGACGACGGATTTGCTTCATGGAGTTGCTCGCTTGAATCCAATTGACTCATTTTCAAGTTTTGATATCAGAAAAATAATGAAGATGGCTGAATTGTATCCTGATGACTTTGATGAATTTACGATGAGTACTCTTGAGAATCAGCTTGCGAGTTATATTATTGATGTTCGTGATTTTGATGAAAGGTTCTCCGATCTAAATGGGCTttctaaactttcaaaaaaattaGTTAAGACAAAGAAGCATTTAGTTTATCCTCTTGTATTCCTCTTAGTGAAACTTGCGTTGCTTCTGCCTGTTGTCACTGCAACTGTTGAAAAAGCTTTCTCAGCAATGAAGTTTATCAAAAATGACTTGCGGAATCGAATGGATGATGACTTTTTAGGCGGTTGCATAGTGCCTTATGTAGAAAGAGAAGTATTTAGTATTGTTTCTAATGAGTCTATTATAAAAACATTTCAAGAGATGAAGCGTCGTCGAGTACAATTGTAA